The window CCAGTTCGTTTAATTCGGTTTCGCTCGACCCGCCGCTGGTGCTGTGGAGTCTCGCCACGCGCTCGGCCTCGATGCCGGTGTTCCGGTCCAATAGCCATTACGTGGTGAATGTGCTGGCCGCGTCGCAGCTCGATCTGTGCAAACGCTTCGCCACCGTGAAGGGTGACCGCTTCGAAGGCGTGTCGCATGCGGCGGGCGACTCCGGCATGCCGGTGCTCGACGGTGCGCTAGCGTGGTTCGAATGCCATAACCGTAGCCGCTACGAGGAAGGCGATCACGTGATTTTCGTCGGCGAAGTGGAGCGCTGCGGCATCCACGAGAATGCCGCCGAGATCTCGCCGCTGGTGTTCCAGAGCGGCCAGTTCCACGGGCTTAAATCGATCTGAACCGCGCCGCCGCGGCTCATCAGCCGGCGGCGCGTTCGCTCGATCAGCGGTCGTTATGCGCGGTGCCGTGGCCGCTGGTTTTGGTCACCAGCGCCACCGGCACGCCGGAATCTTCCTTCAAC is drawn from Burkholderia sp. 9120 and contains these coding sequences:
- a CDS encoding flavin reductase family protein, with protein sequence MKHASPPNFDQNAFKQALGQFATGVTVITTRAASGQLIGITASSFNSVSLDPPLVLWSLATRSASMPVFRSNSHYVVNVLAASQLDLCKRFATVKGDRFEGVSHAAGDSGMPVLDGALAWFECHNRSRYEEGDHVIFVGEVERCGIHENAAEISPLVFQSGQFHGLKSI